In Silene latifolia isolate original U9 population chromosome 6, ASM4854445v1, whole genome shotgun sequence, the genomic window AAGATAAAAAACTGATAGTCAAAGAGATAAATCAAAACtaccatcaaaatctcttctTGAAACGCATCGATGACATGATTAAAGTACACCAGCAACAAATTATAGCAAATAATTAAAACCTTAAAAAGCGATCAAGCAATTAAGAACTAAATAAAATCGAAAAGCTTAAAATTAAAAGAAACAACCTTTGGAATTGTAGTATTGGTCCCCAATGTCGACAATTAGTTCATAGGCATCAACGTCGGAGTAATCAAATCTGAAACCCATTGTTTTGCTCCAAAGGCCAGTCCTGAATTTACAAGTCCCCTGTATAAGTTATGGACCTCGCGGTCATCCACTTCTATATGCTCTACCCATGTCACCTTCATTATAACACAATTTAGTTCAAATTCAATTTAGTATTACATCAGTTACTGCAAAGTAGGCTAAATGGCTCACAAAAATGGATGTGTTTCTTTGTTGAATATTCATTTCCGTTTAATACAAGTCATCCTTAGGGTTAATGCTGAGTACTACCAATCCCTTCTACCTCGTCATTTACAGGAATTTTTTGTATTAGATAAAATAATTGTATCACGATTGCTATTAGATCAACAACAATATGTATGATCGGAAATTGTCGTTTGATTTATCTATGTTACTCAAACTTGGTATCAACAAAAATATGTATATATGACGGGAAACCGTATCATTTAAAACCAGTGATGAAGAATAAATAACATAGGAATTCATAATACCTTAGAGTAACCAATAGCAGGATCGGATGCGGTGGTGGGCGGTGGGGGATGCCGATGGTGGTGGTTGCGGAGTTGAATTgtaaagggttttgggttttggCCGTGTGGAATCGAAGAAGACGAAGAAACTGCAACCGTGAGTTTTAATTGTGAGGGAATTGTAATGGGTTTTTATTTGGTGTTTTTTCCTATTAAAGTCGGTTTTAATTAAAACCGATGCAAAAACATATAGTGGCGGTTTTTTAGCCTAAAAAGTTGTCACTTTGTATTAACTTTTCGCGTCATTTATAACATCGGTTGTTAATAAAACCGCCGCAATTGACCTATGATGGCGTTTTCTATTTGGAACCGCCATAAAAAGCTTATGTTATCACGTCGGTTCTTACTTAAACCGCCACTATAGACCTTCTACATACATAAAAATTCCCTTCCCGCCAATTTATTGGGCTTTTCGCGtcgtttctattagaaccgccacgataacTGCGTCGTGATaagggttttttctactagtgcacTCCATGCATCCAGGAATGTGagcatttcgtggcctgctgtGGCATCCACCATAGCGTCTATGTGTGGCAGCGGGAACGGATCTTTAGGGCAAGCTTTATTTAGGTCTGTAAAATCGACACAAACCCTCCATTTGCCATTCTTTTTTGGGACTACCACCACATTAGATAACCATTCCGCGTACTTCACTTCCCTGATTTTTCCAGCAGCGAGCAGGTTATCTACCTCCTAGTTTATAACCTGGTTCCTCTCTGGAGCAATCTTCCTCCTCTTCTGCTGGATAGGTTTATAGCTTGGGTCCACGCTCAGCTTGTGTGTTATTATACTAGGATCTATCCCTACCATATCGTTGTGGGACcaagcaaaacaatccatgttagctTTCAACAATTGAACAAGTTCCTGACGGACTTTACCTGTGCATTCTGACCCAATGAGTATGGTTCGCTCTGGTTGCAGCTCATCCAGGCTGACTTCATCTAGCTCTGCCTCAGGTGGCTCGACATATTCTTCCTGGATATGCtggctctgtaattgctatgctggcGGTCTGGCTGTTGGTTTTAGGGCTATCTTGTAGAAATTCTTAGCTTCCTCTTGATCCCCACGTATCTCTTGCACTCCCCATGGCGTTGGGAATTTCAGACATTGGTGGTAGGTTGAAGGTACCGCCTTCATttcgtggatccagggcctgccaagaATCACATTCTAAGTAGAGGGCCCATCGATAACCAAGTACCTTACCTGTTTATTGACTCCTTtggcataggttgggatgacgatTTCTCCTAGAGAGTGCTTTGTTTCGCCACTGAAACCGACTAGAGGCACCTCTTTTGTTGTTAAGTCCTTCTCGCTGAACCCCATAACCTTCAGTATTTCCAGCATAATCAGGTTGACGGAGCTTCCTGTATCCACCAGGATCTTCCGTACCTCACAGTTTCCTATGGGGAGGGTGATGATCAGAGCGTCGTGGTGTTGTTCCGGGGCGTTTTGTGCGTCTGCTTCATCAAAGGTGACTGCAGGGAGGTCCTGGCGGCTGACTCTACAGGAAAACTCTGGCTTATCTCCTTTGGTTTGTGTGGCGTGTCTTTTGGCTGCTGAATAAGTTAGGCCGCACAGCTCCGAGCCTCCTGTAATAACATTCACAGTTCTAGTGCACACAGGCGGAGGAGTAGGCAGAACCTGGTTAGTGGAATGAACTTTGGTGGAGCCTCCTGGCAATAGGTGGTCCAGGTTTCCTCGATCGTACTGGAATTTGACTTCCCTTCTCAGGGTGTAGCATTCGTCGGTGTCATGGCCGATGTCATCATGATACTCGCACCTCTTACTGGAGTCTCTTTTATCGTTAGGACGCTCGTCAACCcgcttcctgggccatctgactcCCCGTATCTCCTTTAGGGCCTTGAGTACACCTGCAAGGTTGGTCAAGAATTTATACTCACTTACTTTAGGGGGCGGCTCTGAGTTAGTCTTTCCTCCTGGGCCCTCGGAAACTTTGTTCACTAGCTTGCTGTAGGGTTTGGCTCTTTCATTTTGCTTCTCTACATGCGCCTTTCTGGATATGCTATATGTGCCGTAGGCAGCTCTCCTGGGCCCTGAGTCTTCCTCCAGCCGCATGACTGCAATCGCCTTCGTTTGTACCTCCTCAAAGGTGGTGCACGGGTACTTGGTCAAGTCTTTGTATAAGTCCGAGTCCTGGCGGAGCCCTTGGCGGAAAGCTTCTATGGCTGTAGCTATGTCACACCGGGGAATTGCCACCTTCTCTCTGTTGAATCTGTTCAGAAAATCTCTGGTGGCCTCCTCAGACCCCTGTACTATTCGATATAGGTCACTGGTCTGTTTTTCTGGTCTGCGGCTGCTGGCAAACTGTTGGTGGAAGGCATTGACTAAGTCGGCGAAACAGGTGATGCTCTTATTGGGCAGGCCAACGAACCATTGCAAGGCTGCTCCGGACAAGGTGGATccaaaccctttgcacatgcatgCTTCTTTCAAGGATCCTGTCGCGGTGATCACCATCATCTTTTGCTTGTAGTGGTTGACATGATCAAGAGGGTCCGTGGTCCCGTCGTGGAGTGTCATGGCTGGAGGCACACACCCTTTGGGGACGCCAACAAGGGCTATGTCATCCACGAAAGGGGAGTCCGCGTAGCTATCACGTGTTGCCTTCTCCAGGGGTCGTGCTACACCCGGGATTCTATACATCAGGTCCCTTAACTCCTGATACTGTTGTTCCAGCAAGCTACCTGTTCCTGCAAGAGGGTTGGATACAGGCGGATAGGAGCCTACAGGTGCGCCTCCAAGCCAAGCTCCTCCTGGGAATTGACTGTCTGGCTGACTTGCCAAAGGTTTTGCATGGATGATGGTTCCTGGTTGCCATTCTGGTGCCTGCTGAGAAGAGGTTCCTCCCATCCAAGTCCCTCCGGAGAAATGTCCGCTTGCTGGGTTATTCATACCAGTGCTGGGTCCTGGATTTCATCCTGCCGCCTGCTGGATGTGTGTTCCTGCAAAAGATTGCAAGTTAGCTCCTGGCTGACTATTAGACAAAGCACTACCTGGGGTTGGCTGCAAGCTGAATGGTCGATCAAAAGACAGGAATCCTAATCCACTGGGCTCAATGGCTCCTCTGGGTGGTATTCCTTCAAGATCCAGTCTGGTGATCAGCTCTGATGGGATCTGCCTGGGGCCCGCACTGGTGACCGAAACTGTGGTCTCAGAAGGTGGAGGCAACGCAGTTGACGAGGTCCCGGACCTGGTCACTGTTGCGATCTGGTTCCTGAGGTATTGGTTGTCCCTCCTCAGGCTTTCGGTGGCTCGGTGCAGGGTATCCATTCCTTCCAACACCACTCGCATTGGGTCTGGTGATGAGGCTCCTGACTTCTTCGGGATTCCTCCCCGATGCGATCTCGAACCGGGTCCCGGGACCGCTTTCCTGCTGGATCTCGTAGCACCAGGTTCTGCTGACGCCTTAGGCGCTTGGGGTGGCTTGAAAGGTGGTGGCATGGCCTTCGGGGATGCGCTGACCGGGGCCATCCGGCGGCTTCTTGTGGCGATGGATCGATCCGTGCTTGCCGGAAGAGATCTTCCCCCAGAAGATTGGGAGGATATCCCCTGGGTGCTGTACGAACTTGAACTGGTTCCAGACATGATGACGAACGGATTGCTTGATTTCAATTTTA contains:
- the LOC141587794 gene encoding uncharacterized protein LOC141587794 gives rise to the protein MNNPASGHFSGGTWMGGTSSQQAPEWQPGTIIHAKPLASQPDSQFPGGAWLGGAPVGSYPPVSNPLAGTGSLLEQQYQELRDLMYRIPGVARPLEKATRDSYADSPFVDDIALVGVPKGCVPPAMTLHDGTTDPLDHVNHYKQKMMVITATGSLKEACMCKGFGSTLSGAALQWFVGLPNKSITCFADLVNAFHQQFASSRRPEKQTSDLYRIVQGSEEATRDFLNRFNREKVAIPRCDIATAIEAFRQGLRQDSDLYKDLTKYPCTTFEEVQTKAIAVMRLEEDSGPRRAAYGTYSISRKAHVEKQNERAKPYSKLVNKVSEGPGGKTNSEPPPKVSEYKFLTNLAGVLKALKEIRGVRWPRKRVDERPNDKRDSSKRCEYHDDIGHDTDECYTLRREVKFQYDRGNLDHLLPGGSTKVHSTNQVLPTPPPVCTRTVNVITGGSELCGLTYSAAKRHATQTKGDKPEFSCRVSRQDLPAVTFDEADAQNAPEQHHDALIITLPIGNCEVRKILVDTGSSVNLIMLEILKVMGFSEKDLTTKEVPLVGFSGETKHSLGEIVIPTYAKGVNKQVRYLVIDGPST